One genomic region from Argentina anserina chromosome 2, drPotAnse1.1, whole genome shotgun sequence encodes:
- the LOC126782107 gene encoding uncharacterized protein LOC126782107 encodes MRRINGLAFLGRTAAGIGGSTRVGGATPQRLVQAATISSSRSNSTPLWSSQSSGDRFGLSKPSAAAGCAMWFSTSAAQEVHSHVAAERFAPNDVVLYQYEACPYCNKVRAFLDYNNIPYKVMEVNLMSKKEIKWSDYKKVPILKVDDEQMVNSSDIIDKLSQRMNPESNVGDIEEEKKWRQWVDGHLVHVLSPNIYRTPSEALESFDYITSHGNFSFSERLVAKYGGAAAMYFVSKKLKKRHNITDARAALYGAAETWVDALKGRQFLGGPTPNLADLAVFGVLRPIRHLKSGKEMVENTRIGEWYSRMESAVGKSARINA; translated from the exons ATGAGAAGGATCAACGGACTCGCTTTCCTCGGCCGCACCGCCGCCGGTATTGGTGGATCCACCAGAGTCGGCGGGGCAACTCCACAGCGGCTGGTTCAAGCGGCGACGATAAGCTCATCCCGCTCGAATTCGACTCCGCTCTGGTCCAGTCAAAGCTCCGGCGATCGCTTTGGCCTGTCAAAACCGTCTGCGGCGGCCGGATGCGCGATGTGGTTCTCTACTTCTGCAGCCCAAGAGGTGCACTCTCACGTCGCCGCTGAGAGGTTTGCTCCGAACGACGTCGTTCTGTACCAGTACGAAGCATGCCCTTACTGCAACAAGGTTAGAG CATTTTTGGACTATAATAACATTCCATACAAAGTTATGGAGGTTAATCTGATGAGCAAAAAGGAGATCAAGTGGTCTGATTACAAGAAGGTGCCGATACTGAAAGTTGATGATGAACAGATGGTTAATTCTTCAG ATATAATTGATAAGTTATCGCAGAGGATGAATCCGGAGAGCAATGTCGGAGATATTGAGGAAGAAAAGAAGTGGCGCCA GTGGGTGGATGGTCACTTGGTGCATGTTCTATCACCAAACATATATCGAACTCCTTCAGAAGCTCTTGAGTCATTTGATTACATCACCAGTCACG GGAATTTCAGTTTTTCCGAAAGGCTAGTGGCCAAGTATGGTGGAGCTGCAGCAATGTATTTTGtatcaaaaaaattgaagaagaGACACAATATCACTGATGCTCGTGCAGCTTTGTATGGAGCTGCAGAAACTTGGGTGGATGCTCTCAAGGGCCGGCAGTTTCTTG GTGGCCCAACTCCTAACTTGGCTGATCTTGCTGTATTTGGTGTCTTGAGGCCGATTCGGCACCTTAAATCTGGCAAAGAAATGGTGGAAAACACCCGGATCGGTGAATGGTACAGTCGGATGGAGAGTGCAGTGGGGAAATCTGCCAGAATCAATGCCTAA
- the LOC126782109 gene encoding probable BOI-related E3 ubiquitin-protein ligase 2, which produces MAVQAQTMYFSENLGMTGFPQQQDWAMINPLPLPDSGFDHDFFSSLIPNPQTHQQQQAHQFHQNLEANRLGVSSVSPCSTCNSFLPPTSFSGTLTAQLDLHRQEIDGILQSQNENLRFALQEQRKRQLAALLTDFESRTSSLIRQKEEHLTKARKRAMELQACLRKAEMETQTWQRLAKENETMVMDLNNTLEQVKERMVLCSNETDDAESFCGSSGQQQQVLTETAAHKKLGLDCKSCDARRSCVLFLPCRHLCSCKFCEAFLDYCPVCKSTKEAAMEVFLV; this is translated from the exons ATGGCAGTTCAAGCTCAGACCATGTATTTTTCAGAAAACTTGGGCATGACTGGTTTTCCGCAGCAGCAAGATTGGGCTATGATCaaccctcttcctcttcccgaTTCCGGGTTTGATCATGACTTCTTTTCCAGCCTCATTCCAAACCCTCAGACTCATCAGCAGCAACAAGCCCATCAGTTTCATCAAAATCTAGAAGCTAACCGGTTAGGGGTTTCTTCTGTTTCTCCTTGTTCCACTTGCAATAGCTTCCTTCCCCCGACGTCGTTTTCCGGTACTCTGACCGCTCAGCTCGACTTGCACAGGCAGGAGATAGATGGCATTCTTCAGTCTCAG AATGAGAATCTGAGATTTGCTTTGCAAGAACAGAGGAAGCGGCAGCTGGCGGCCCTGTTGACCGACTTCGAGTCCCGGACGTCGAGCTTGATCAGGCAGAAAGAGGAGCATTTAACAAAAGCGAGGAAGAGAGCAATGGAGCTTCAAGCTTGCTTGAGAAAAGCGGAGATGGAGACGCAGACGTGGCAGAGATTGGCCAAAGAAAACGAGACGATGGTGATGGACCTCAACAACACACTCGAACAGGTCAAAGAAAGAATGGTCCTTTGCAGCAATGAAACCGATGATGCAGAGTCCTTCTGTGGTTCGTCGGGGCAGCAGCAGCAAGTGCTTACAGAAACAGCAGCTCACAAAAAGCTGGGGTTGGATTGTAAAAGCTGTGATGCTAGAAGGTCATGCGTGCTTTTTCTTCCTTGCAGACACCTCTGTTCGTGCAAGTTCTGTGAAGCTTTTCTTGATTATTGCCCCGTATGTAAATCGACCAAGGAGGCAGCCATGGAGGTCTTCCTGGTCTAA